TACATAGCACCTTCCTCTACCCACGTGCCTATAAAGCCCAAACTTGACCCTCCCTTCCCAAGTTCCAAGTCGCAAACAAAGTAACACTAGAACTCACAAAGGACAGAAGAAACGCGAATGCCAGGAGAACTCCAATTACCACCCGGGTTCAGATTCCACCCCACTGACGATGAGCTTGTGAATCACTACTTGTGTAGAAAGTGTGCTGCACAAACCATTGCTGTTCCCATCATCAAAGAAATCGATTTGTACAAGTTTGATCCATGGCAGCTTCCAGgtacctttttttcttttctcactcTAGTCTCTGTATTCTTTTgccttttttaatttcattagggTCTTAATTctactacattttttttctctccaccTTAAAGTcctattatttatgtttttatgtacaGAGATGGCTCTTTACGGTGAGAAAGAGTGGTACTTTTTCTCTCCTCGAGACCGAAAATACCCAAACGGTTCGAGACCGAACCGGGCTGCCGGAAGCGGGTACTGGAAGGCTACCGGAGCTGACAAACCGATCGGAAAACCGAAAGCCCTTGGAATCAAGAAGGCCCTCGTGTTCTACGCGGGCAAAGCCCCAAAGGGAGTGAAGACCAATTGGATCATGCACGAATATCGCTTAGCCAACGTCGACAGATCCGCCTCAAaaaaaaacaccaccaccaacaacTTGAGGGTATGTCCCGATAACAATcttattcataataattataagatTCTTGCTAATCAATATCGTTAGGTGTTGGTTGaggaataaaaagaatatttaatgtgaGATAGCTTTAAAAAGTCattaatacataattttatgtattttaataaatacataaacaaaattctttttttaattttttaactaagatTAAGAACAGGGATTAATAATGTTTCAAAGTTTGGTTAGGTAGAAATAATATGTGatttggacaatttttttaactgttGTGCTTATTGGAATGGCAGCTTGATGATTGGGTTTTGTGCCGAATTTACAACAAGAAAGGGAAGATTGAGAAGTACAATGGTGTTGCGGTGGTGGATCAGAAAGTGGCCAAGTTATCAGAAGAGGAGGTTCAGTTCCAGCACGAGACCAAGCCTCAGATCAAGATGTACGGCCACGATGATTTCAGGAACGACCAATTGTACATGGACACGTCGGATTCGGGGCCCAGGTTGCACACGGACTCCAGCTGCTCCGAGCACGTGGTTTCGCCCGATGGCACGTGCGAGAAGGAGGTGCAGAGCGAGCCCAAGTGGAATGATCTTGAGTTGGGCCCCGACCCAGCCTTGGGCTTCGATTTTAATTTCATGGACCTGACCTCAGATGACGCTTTTGCCCCTCAGGTTCAATACCAAATCAACCATCTCTCACCGTGGCAAGAAATGTTCACGTACCTACCAAagacattttgatttttttagggTCAATGGGACCCCAAGAAGGAAATACGGGtctcacatttatttttaaaattcgttaaaaaaaaaaacaacaaaaaaatcacattCAAGCGTACCTACTATACTACTGTACCTAACTACTACTCATGCCGGCTTTGGTCTGCACGTGTGGTGACTATTATCTGTTCTTGGGATTGTTGAATTTGACTGCCATTGATCACTAGGAAAAAATGAGATCATAGGTacctaaaaataagaaaaatgatctCAACTGGGTGAAGAATGAAGATCCATTAGCTATGTTAGGAATTGTGTCGACATGTAAGGACTAAGGACCCCTAGTAGAAAATTCTTGTTTCATTGCTAttgtagtaggatttttttGTATGTCtgtgaaatattatattatattatattatatatatatatatatatatttttttttaattttcaaagtaaGCAGCAATTGAAATGAAAATGTAAGGGTTTCATCTTCGTGAAACAAGGCTTTTTctgctttaaaaattaaaattaacttgccTTTATGATGTTCTCTCACGTGTATTTTGGAATGGTGCTGCCTAGCATGGCCTTAATGTTTGGCAGCTTGAAAATAACCTGTGTCTGAAGCAAATGACATTATGGGAAAAGCAAAAACGATGTTAGAAGAAAACAACTAAGCAAAGTAAACGCTCAAAACACAAAAAGGTGCTGCGTAGTGCGCGTACTTACCAAAGGTGAAGACACGGTTATTATattacacccaaaaaaaaagagaaaaagagacaCAGATATTATACAGTAGTGGTTCTTTATGTTATTTGATGAGAGGGCAACTTTTctttatagaaaaattatatttcagcAGGGATCTCAAATTGAGCTTTAAAAAGTAGTGGTTCTTTTTTATGGCTTGGGGATCTGTATCTAAAGAAAACCTGAGATATAGTAAGCAGTTTATGTGGAAGACTTCTGATTCTTTCAAAGTGAGTCACtcactttaaaagaaaaaaaatcatctcaaTCGGTGATAAGAAAATCTGTTCAATAATATTTCGTATATATACATAACAAATCATGCACATGTTAAATAtcaacactttatttttttatcaacaaaatagCTTATAAACTAATTAGATGAGCTTATAAGTTTCTGAGGAGTAAACATATTTATCTTTACTTTAGAGGAGGCAAATCCTTAAATATGTTTGGTGTTCttattcaattaatattaaaatttcacctTAATAATGTATACTAACCTTTgatggaatattttttttcgtGAATTATTGAGCGAAAACTCCAATTCTAATTAGAGAGCAATTACAAAAACACATGAAGAACTGCAACTTAGTTTTTCTGCAGTGAAACTTGGATAGTTTTGAGATCcttgaaaactgaaaagaaaGATCCATGAGATCTGCCAGGTAATTACAGAATATTTGATGTATATCCATACTGCATCAACTTGCATTGTGTTTACCCTTTAAATTATAACCAATTACTTCGATAATCAGAATGTAACACTAACACAACAATAATATCCTTATCTTGATGGATCTCTATACCTATTCCAATATACCGATATAGTATACACAAGACTGTATTCACAAATCACAAGCGAACATACATTAGTATTTAATAGTACTATCACCCTGCTCTATAAACTGCAGGACAACATCATTCTCTTAATGATATACCATCCTTATGCATGGCTGaactatgtattttttataatcaaatactGACATCTCCGGATTTTGGAACACGGCTGCAATCTGCAGGTCCCCAACCAATCAACTGTTTCTCATTTTCAAACACCATCACTTTGTCTTGCATGGATATGTCTGCATAAACAATAAATACCAAGATTTACATAGTGCAGAGTTTACACATCATTTTGATGAAAACTGCTGATGAAGTTAGGAATTGTAATGCGAGTGGTATGGGAACTAGAAGAAAAGAGATGGtaacaacacaacaaaattcCTACCTCCAACTAGATTCAGTTCCTCCAACCCTACTTCAAAGCCGTTTAGAATGCCAAGACAAACATTTCCCAGGTTCTGGCAGAACAGTTTGTTAGCATTCACACATGAAATGCATCAATTACTTATGATAGcagaaaaaaagttaacaaacaTAGAAGATATTGATAGGTTAGAGTGTAGAACTCACAGATATTATCAGATAAGCTTCAGGAGGGATCTCAAATTGAGCTTTAActcttccaccattggtgaaACTAAGTGCCACAGGCTTGAAGTATTTCCTGACTTCGCGTAAGCTTGTGAAAGGTCTTTTACCATGCCAGCAGAGAGATAAAGTCTGATCATCAGGTGCTACTTTTAAGGGCTTTCCACTTAATTCCTTATTCAGCTACATTTGGGAAATTGAACAAATCTTAAGTAACCTGCCATTATTTTCTggcacaaaaatataaaataaaatgctttCTTCTCCAACAAAATCCTTCTACTTTTAGTTACTTAGAATCAGCCTCAAGGGTATATGTTAGCAAAACCATTACTTAAGTTAAAgtactttttattcatttattttctcttcataCAATTTGAATCTTAATGATGAAACTGGCATGATCTTATAGAAGAAATGCCTTATGCTTAAGGAAATACTTTAAATATGAGAATATAGTGAAAATTGTTTTAACTGACCCAAGAAAGTAGTGCTTGGTAAGCATGAGAGTTGAAGTAAGTGTAAGAACTCCCAGTGTCAAAAACAGCAGTCAGACTTCCAACCCCAGTCTTCCTTCCTCCAAAAACAAGTTCAGCTGGCCCTGCTGAGTAATGTTTGCTGACACAAAGCACGCAGAATTATGAATCATTAAGAACGTGCGGAAAATGTAAAATGAGCATCTGATTTCTTAAGGTGTACTTACGAATCTACAGATGAAATTGGAGTCCAAGTCACTCGAGCTGAATCATATGCATTTCCAAAGAAGATATACCCTCCTCCTTGTGAACTTAAACAGTGTCCAATCACATTTCGTACCAAGCCCTGACTATTCAACTGGGATATCAAGCTGGCCTTTCCCCTTCCAAGGCCAAGCAGTCCATCTAAGGGGTGGTAAGAAGAAGGTGAAAATACTTGATCATATCCACATCTGTAGAAAGGTATAAAAAAGAGAGGTGCATTAGATAACTATTAAGAATTTatcaacaaaaatacaaaatgacACAAATTGTAATCACCATGGGATGTAAAGATGACATGATCAAGCATTTCTGATCACACAACATTGGAGtgtttttctgaaatttttctaGGCAATACTAGCGTATTATCTAAAGATAATATATTCCATTTCTCAGGATTTCTGGTCTTCATAAGAAATttgtaagattaaaaaaaaacagttttactCATCCCGCAATGGGAAACATATACCATGAAAAGCATAATTGTTCtggtatattattattttaaatctctAAATGTTAGTATGCATAACAATTAACACGCAAATTAACCAGCTTCATAGACTTGAGTAAGCTGCCACAAGTGTCCATTCTGAAGTTCTCACATTCAATGTTCGTGTGTTTCAACATAACTAACTAGTACACATCATTCTAACCTGTATCGGTACTTGCTAATTACAATTGCAGTTAAGACGCATAAACAACTTTGCTGAGTATTTTATCTCAAGgcctttttctaaaagaaagc
This genomic interval from Glycine max cultivar Williams 82 chromosome 5, Glycine_max_v4.0, whole genome shotgun sequence contains the following:
- the LOC100170751 gene encoding NAC domain-containing protein 2, whose amino-acid sequence is MPGELQLPPGFRFHPTDDELVNHYLCRKCAAQTIAVPIIKEIDLYKFDPWQLPEMALYGEKEWYFFSPRDRKYPNGSRPNRAAGSGYWKATGADKPIGKPKALGIKKALVFYAGKAPKGVKTNWIMHEYRLANVDRSASKKNTTTNNLRLDDWVLCRIYNKKGKIEKYNGVAVVDQKVAKLSEEEVQFQHETKPQIKMYGHDDFRNDQLYMDTSDSGPRLHTDSSCSEHVVSPDGTCEKEVQSEPKWNDLELGPDPALGFDFNFMDLTSDDAFAPQVQYQINHLSPWQEMFTYLPKTF
- the LOC100783873 gene encoding aspartic proteinase Asp1, which gives rise to MKMGKVVMVVAVMVLFNMFYCSAWSGGNKHKSGRNSILPGEAISSWPSLLNPAGSSIVFPLYGNVYPVGFYNVTLNIGQPARPYFLDVDTGSDLTWLQCDAPCTHCSETPHPLHRPSNDFVPCRDPLCASLQPTEDYNCEHPDQCDYEINYADQYSTYGVLLNDVYLLNSSNGVQLKVRMALGCGYDQVFSPSSYHPLDGLLGLGRGKASLISQLNSQGLVRNVIGHCLSSQGGGYIFFGNAYDSARVTWTPISSVDSKHYSAGPAELVFGGRKTGVGSLTAVFDTGSSYTYFNSHAYQALLSWLNKELSGKPLKVAPDDQTLSLCWHGKRPFTSLREVRKYFKPVALSFTNGGRVKAQFEIPPEAYLIISNLGNVCLGILNGFEVGLEELNLVGDISMQDKVMVFENEKQLIGWGPADCSRVPKSGDVSI